The following proteins are co-located in the Planococcus plakortidis genome:
- the hisD gene encoding histidinol dehydrogenase, with amino-acid sequence MNIQRLTDGVSIRRQLADGTEQQLQAVKEIIEAVRTDGDAALLRFAKKWDKAELSALKVTPEEIRQAVERFDPQLLADLKEAADNIRNYHEGQQQQGYHQDRADGSYVAQRVTAIESAGLYVPGGTAAYPSSVLMNVIPAQVAGVGRIVVVSPPDHEGKLSDGVLVAAHILGIEELYKTGGAQAIAALAYGTQSIQPVDKITGPGNIFVALAKREVNGDVAIDMIAGPSEIAIIADDSAYADEVAADLLSQAEHDPLASAVLLTESRALAEQVAAQVKSQLATLPREAIAAASIRDHGAIYLADSRAELIRAANQLAPEHLEIMTEDAEALAEEIDHAGAIFIGRYSSEPIGDYFAGTNHVLPTNSTARFSSALSVYDFVKRTSIVHYSEQAWRDNQEKIARLARLEGLEAHARAVESRAWKKESQS; translated from the coding sequence ATGAACATCCAACGCCTGACAGACGGGGTGTCGATCCGGCGCCAATTAGCCGACGGCACGGAACAGCAATTGCAAGCGGTGAAAGAAATCATTGAAGCGGTGCGGACCGATGGGGATGCGGCGTTGTTGCGCTTTGCGAAAAAATGGGACAAAGCGGAGTTGTCTGCATTAAAGGTGACGCCGGAAGAAATCCGGCAGGCAGTGGAGCGTTTCGACCCGCAGCTGCTCGCCGATCTGAAAGAAGCTGCGGACAATATCCGCAACTATCATGAAGGGCAACAGCAGCAAGGCTACCACCAAGACCGTGCGGACGGCTCGTATGTCGCGCAGCGCGTCACAGCGATCGAATCGGCGGGATTATATGTTCCGGGCGGCACGGCGGCTTATCCATCCTCCGTCTTGATGAACGTCATTCCGGCACAAGTGGCCGGAGTCGGCCGGATCGTCGTCGTATCACCTCCCGATCATGAAGGGAAGTTGTCGGACGGCGTTCTGGTGGCGGCGCATATCCTTGGGATTGAGGAATTATATAAAACAGGCGGGGCACAAGCAATTGCGGCGCTCGCTTACGGTACGCAATCGATCCAGCCGGTCGATAAGATCACAGGCCCCGGCAATATCTTTGTGGCGCTCGCCAAACGTGAAGTGAACGGCGACGTCGCGATCGACATGATCGCAGGGCCGAGCGAAATCGCCATCATTGCCGACGACAGTGCGTATGCGGATGAAGTGGCGGCGGATTTATTGTCACAAGCAGAACACGATCCACTCGCAAGTGCTGTATTATTGACAGAGAGCCGTGCGCTTGCCGAGCAAGTTGCGGCACAAGTGAAAAGCCAATTGGCCACTTTGCCGCGCGAAGCGATCGCTGCAGCGTCCATCCGCGACCATGGCGCCATTTATTTGGCGGATAGCCGCGCTGAGTTGATTCGTGCTGCCAATCAATTGGCGCCGGAGCATTTGGAGATCATGACAGAAGATGCGGAAGCTTTGGCGGAAGAGATCGACCACGCGGGCGCGATCTTCATCGGCCGTTATTCATCGGAACCGATCGGGGATTATTTTGCCGGCACGAATCATGTGCTGCCGACCAATAGCACGGCGCGCTTTTCAAGTGCCTTGTCCGTCTATGACTTTGTCAAACGGACGAGCATCGTTCATTACAGCGAGCAGGCATGGCGCGACAACCAAGAGAAAATCGCAAGGCTCGCAAGGCTGGAAGGCCTCGAAGCACACGCACGTGCAGTCGAATCACGCGCTTGGAAAAAGGAGAGTCAATCATGA
- the hisG gene encoding ATP phosphoribosyltransferase yields the protein MDELTIAMPKGRIFEEAYELLVGAGYDLPKELDDSRKLIVEAPNEKFRFILAKPMDVPTYVEHGVADIGIAGKDVLLEHDRDVHELLDLGISACYIATAGLPNTEMDEVTPRIATKYPAVASHYYRSKGEQVEIIELNGSIELAPLIGLSDRIVDIVSTGRTLKDNGLVEYEKIADITSRLIANPVSYRLKQQRITEMVDKLREQVGR from the coding sequence ATGGATGAATTGACGATTGCCATGCCGAAGGGCAGGATCTTTGAAGAAGCATACGAACTATTGGTCGGGGCGGGTTATGACCTGCCGAAAGAGCTTGACGACTCGCGCAAGCTGATCGTCGAAGCGCCGAATGAAAAATTCCGCTTCATCCTCGCGAAGCCGATGGATGTGCCGACCTATGTCGAGCACGGTGTAGCGGATATCGGCATTGCCGGAAAAGACGTCTTGCTTGAGCACGACCGGGACGTACACGAATTATTGGATCTCGGCATCAGCGCATGCTATATCGCGACCGCGGGATTGCCGAACACGGAAATGGATGAAGTGACGCCGCGCATCGCGACGAAATATCCAGCGGTGGCTTCGCATTATTACCGCAGCAAAGGCGAGCAAGTCGAGATCATCGAATTGAACGGTTCGATCGAATTGGCGCCGCTCATCGGCTTGTCCGACCGGATTGTGGATATCGTGTCGACGGGGCGTACCTTGAAGGATAACGGGCTGGTTGAATATGAAAAAATTGCCGACATCACATCGCGCCTCATCGCGAATCCGGTCAGCTACCGCTTGAAGCAACAACGCATTACGGAAATGGTCGATAAACTGCGGGAGCAGGTGGGACGATGA
- a CDS encoding tetratricopeptide repeat protein, protein MEKNKRKNFDNVVSFIPTGEFYYQKALKELQREQYDKAYKYLQRAKELTPDDPLILMHYGVVLMERQEFELAMDELRTAHKLDPEEPNILFFLAEAHAHLGLFFDARKYAKAYLEKDTSGSYAAEAMEIIDFAEQEDWQLFDDEGEAHNSEYYYLQEKARRLMEQGKFPEAIELLEEVIEEKPDFWGAYNNLALAYFYIGETEMAKSLLHEVLRRNTGNLHALCNLAVFHYYEKNDELEDILDLLKKIQPYVFEHRYKLGATFALVGKYKEAYRWLKSLQKRGFDGDPAFYFWLSHAAYHSGHEETAKQAWEQLKRMDPAKEGYEPWGEQAVMPHVDALEHDRDFLARKLDHPHLSERIYGLFLLGKSSHKQEIISHPNWLKSEQPSVLETYMLGYALGHPFRESVKEEKAFLRAMETAERLYYQKGMVDQENDGVFQLWFMLAEQAFDAHYAFRNPAALAAAVSYMVESAEKRETTKKAVAAKFGTSAATMSKYVDELSGFLPDFDS, encoded by the coding sequence TTGGAGAAAAACAAAAGGAAAAATTTCGACAATGTCGTATCATTCATTCCGACAGGGGAATTTTATTATCAAAAGGCGCTTAAGGAATTGCAGCGTGAACAATATGATAAGGCGTATAAGTATTTGCAGCGCGCGAAGGAACTGACTCCCGACGATCCGCTCATCTTGATGCATTACGGGGTGGTCTTGATGGAGCGGCAGGAATTCGAGCTGGCGATGGATGAGTTGCGCACTGCCCACAAGCTCGATCCGGAAGAACCGAATATTTTATTCTTTTTGGCTGAAGCCCATGCGCATCTCGGCTTGTTTTTCGATGCCCGGAAATATGCCAAGGCCTATCTCGAAAAGGATACAAGCGGAAGCTACGCGGCGGAAGCGATGGAGATTATCGATTTTGCCGAACAGGAAGACTGGCAATTGTTCGACGATGAAGGAGAAGCCCATAACAGCGAGTACTATTATTTACAGGAAAAAGCACGCAGGTTAATGGAACAAGGCAAATTTCCGGAAGCGATTGAATTATTGGAAGAAGTGATCGAGGAAAAACCCGATTTTTGGGGCGCCTATAACAACCTGGCGCTTGCATATTTTTATATTGGGGAAACGGAAATGGCGAAATCGCTGCTTCACGAAGTACTCCGCAGAAATACTGGCAACCTGCATGCCTTATGCAATCTGGCAGTATTTCATTATTACGAGAAAAATGATGAATTGGAGGATATCCTCGACTTGCTGAAGAAAATCCAGCCTTATGTGTTTGAGCATCGCTATAAACTGGGGGCGACGTTCGCATTGGTCGGGAAATACAAGGAAGCGTACCGGTGGCTGAAAAGCTTGCAAAAACGCGGGTTCGACGGGGACCCGGCATTCTATTTCTGGCTGTCGCACGCCGCGTACCATTCCGGCCACGAAGAAACTGCCAAGCAGGCATGGGAGCAATTGAAACGGATGGACCCGGCAAAAGAAGGGTACGAGCCGTGGGGAGAGCAGGCGGTGATGCCGCATGTCGATGCCCTCGAGCACGACCGGGATTTCCTGGCCCGCAAACTCGACCATCCGCATTTAAGTGAGCGAATCTATGGCTTGTTCCTGCTCGGGAAATCTTCGCATAAACAGGAGATCATCTCACATCCGAATTGGCTGAAATCCGAGCAACCTTCCGTACTGGAAACGTATATGCTCGGCTATGCGCTTGGCCATCCGTTCCGCGAATCGGTCAAGGAAGAGAAAGCATTTTTACGCGCGATGGAAACAGCGGAGCGCTTGTATTACCAAAAAGGGATGGTCGACCAAGAGAATGACGGCGTCTTCCAGTTATGGTTCATGTTGGCGGAGCAAGCTTTTGATGCGCATTATGCATTCCGCAACCCTGCAGCTCTTGCCGCTGCCGTCAGTTATATGGTTGAATCGGCGGAAAAACGGGAAACGACAAAAAAAGCGGTTGCCGCTAAATTCGGGACTTCTGCCGCAACGATGTCCAAATATGTCGATGAATTAAGCGGTTTTTTGCCGGACTTCGACAGCTAG
- the hisH gene encoding imidazole glycerol phosphate synthase subunit HisH has protein sequence MIVGIIDYGMGNLFSVEQALKKLDCTVITSDDAEVLAGADAILLPGVGAFPDAMKRLDEKGLAGFIRSLPERKIPLLGICLGMQLFYEDSEEGRPVKGLGLLKGHIRRFPKGTYRIPHMGWNRLDFTQQPYWLEGLLEDTHVYFVHSFLATETDDAQVFATAEYGGLEVPGVVGGGLITGMQFHPEKSGEFGHYLLAQWIANVRGDFHE, from the coding sequence ATGATCGTCGGCATCATCGATTACGGCATGGGCAATTTATTCAGCGTCGAACAGGCTTTGAAAAAACTCGATTGCACCGTCATCACGTCAGACGATGCGGAAGTATTGGCTGGAGCGGATGCGATCTTGCTGCCGGGCGTCGGCGCATTTCCGGATGCCATGAAGCGCTTGGATGAAAAAGGCCTGGCCGGATTCATCCGTTCGCTTCCGGAGCGGAAGATCCCGTTGCTTGGCATTTGCCTCGGCATGCAATTATTTTATGAAGACAGTGAAGAAGGCCGGCCGGTCAAGGGGCTTGGCCTACTGAAGGGCCATATCCGACGCTTCCCGAAAGGCACTTACCGCATTCCGCATATGGGGTGGAATCGATTAGACTTCACGCAACAGCCGTATTGGCTTGAAGGTTTATTGGAAGATACACATGTCTATTTTGTCCACTCGTTCTTGGCAACGGAAACAGACGACGCACAGGTCTTCGCGACAGCCGAATACGGCGGGCTTGAAGTGCCGGGTGTTGTCGGTGGCGGATTGATTACCGGAATGCAATTCCATCCGGAAAAATCCGGCGAGTTCGGGCATTATCTATTGGCGCAGTGGATTGCAAATGTCAGGGGGGATTTCCATGAGTGA
- the hisIE gene encoding bifunctional phosphoribosyl-AMP cyclohydrolase/phosphoribosyl-ATP diphosphatase HisIE, with protein MTNLKYDENGLVPVILQDASTKQVLTLAYANEEAVKRTIDTKETWLYSRSRQELWNKGATSGHTQRVQSVQIDCDGDSLIYEVIPNGPACHTGETSCFHETLAGERAASALDMITELGALIKQRESEMPEGAYTTYLFEEGVDKICKKVGEEAAEVIIAAKNRDARELATESADLLYHLLVLLQEQKVDFKDVTGVLEERHAAKKDK; from the coding sequence GTGACAAACTTGAAATACGATGAAAACGGCTTAGTGCCTGTCATATTGCAAGATGCATCTACAAAACAAGTGCTGACTTTGGCCTATGCCAACGAGGAAGCGGTCAAACGCACAATCGATACGAAAGAGACCTGGCTGTACTCAAGAAGCCGCCAAGAATTATGGAATAAAGGCGCGACGAGCGGCCATACGCAGCGCGTCCAATCCGTCCAGATCGATTGCGACGGCGATTCCCTGATCTACGAAGTGATCCCGAACGGGCCTGCCTGCCACACTGGCGAGACGAGCTGCTTCCATGAAACCTTGGCAGGGGAACGCGCTGCATCGGCACTGGACATGATCACGGAACTCGGTGCTTTAATTAAGCAGCGCGAAAGCGAGATGCCGGAAGGAGCGTATACGACCTATCTGTTTGAAGAGGGTGTCGATAAAATCTGCAAGAAAGTCGGGGAAGAAGCGGCGGAAGTCATCATCGCCGCCAAAAACCGAGACGCACGTGAGCTGGCGACGGAAAGTGCAGACCTGCTGTATCACCTGCTCGTCTTGCTACAGGAGCAGAAAGTCGATTTCAAAGACGTGACGGGTGTGCTCGAAGAACGCCACGCCGCGAAAAAGGACAAGTAA
- a CDS encoding acyltransferase, which produces MRRTEKYPVEGANSLWHIYKTVPFWKVAKNFLVIQTARYTPFLPVKNWLYRQFLGMKVGKETSFALMVMPDLMFPERIQVGANTVIGYNTTILAHEYLIEEYRLGDVLIGDRVMIGANSTILPGIKIGDGAIVSAATLVHRDVPAGAFVGGNPMKIIYTAEEMADRQAKS; this is translated from the coding sequence ATGAGGCGCACGGAAAAGTATCCTGTAGAAGGGGCGAATTCGCTTTGGCATATCTACAAAACCGTCCCGTTCTGGAAAGTCGCGAAAAATTTCCTGGTCATCCAGACGGCGCGTTACACACCGTTTCTGCCGGTGAAAAACTGGCTGTATCGCCAGTTTCTCGGTATGAAAGTCGGCAAGGAAACTTCGTTTGCGCTGATGGTCATGCCAGACCTCATGTTCCCGGAACGCATACAAGTCGGGGCAAATACCGTCATCGGCTATAATACGACCATTCTTGCGCATGAATACTTGATTGAAGAGTACCGGCTCGGCGACGTCTTAATCGGCGACCGGGTCATGATCGGAGCAAACAGTACGATTTTGCCCGGCATCAAGATTGGGGACGGTGCCATCGTCTCCGCTGCCACGCTCGTCCATAGAGATGTACCGGCTGGAGCTTTTGTCGGCGGCAATCCGATGAAAATCATCTACACAGCCGAGGAAATGGCCGATCGACAAGCAAAATCCTGA
- the hisZ gene encoding ATP phosphoribosyltransferase regulatory subunit, whose protein sequence is MTIEMFEKPLGMRDDFPLIAKQKAKLRKQGTELIERVGYELLQTPTLEYYETIGKVSAISDDALFKLLDSQGKTLVLRPDMTSPIARVAASKLLREKMPIRLGYYSNVFRAQKREGGRPAEFEQMGVELIGDDSLYADAEVISLAWDILKEVGVGSARIVIGHTRLLELILADFGLDAEQSGKVRELFVAKNGVGVEQLAQELPVPEAKLASFLKLMQATTVADWKLWINEENEEQCELYRDMERLEQLLGRNGLGDAITFDISFSSHMTYYTGLVFEFYGAGSGFPLGSGGRYDGLMEQFGLQVGATGFGLRVDRLLESVTAEKTEQPHTLILFDEQNEQHAFDKAQQIRNAGKRVTLQYAPAVKALESFTALFTEVIRGEELRNG, encoded by the coding sequence ATGACCATCGAAATGTTTGAAAAACCATTAGGCATGCGTGACGATTTTCCTTTAATTGCAAAGCAGAAAGCGAAATTGAGAAAACAAGGGACAGAATTAATCGAACGTGTAGGTTACGAACTGCTGCAGACGCCGACTTTGGAATATTACGAAACGATCGGAAAGGTTTCCGCCATTTCAGATGATGCCTTATTCAAGCTTCTCGACAGCCAAGGGAAGACGCTCGTCTTGCGGCCGGACATGACCTCCCCGATTGCACGGGTTGCGGCATCGAAATTATTGCGCGAGAAAATGCCCATCCGGCTCGGCTATTACTCCAATGTCTTCCGTGCGCAAAAGCGTGAAGGCGGCCGCCCAGCGGAATTTGAGCAGATGGGCGTCGAGTTGATCGGCGACGATTCGCTGTACGCGGATGCGGAAGTCATCAGCCTGGCTTGGGATATCCTGAAAGAAGTGGGTGTCGGTTCAGCCCGCATCGTCATCGGCCACACGCGGCTGCTTGAGCTGATCTTGGCGGATTTCGGGCTGGACGCGGAACAAAGCGGCAAAGTGCGCGAACTGTTTGTGGCGAAGAACGGCGTGGGAGTCGAACAATTGGCGCAAGAACTGCCGGTCCCTGAAGCCAAGCTGGCATCGTTTTTGAAATTGATGCAGGCGACTACTGTGGCAGATTGGAAGTTATGGATCAACGAAGAAAATGAAGAACAATGCGAGCTCTACCGCGACATGGAGCGCCTTGAACAGTTGCTCGGGCGCAATGGTCTTGGGGATGCAATCACGTTTGATATCTCCTTCAGCAGCCACATGACTTATTACACCGGATTGGTGTTCGAATTCTACGGGGCTGGCAGCGGATTTCCGCTCGGCAGCGGCGGGCGCTATGACGGCTTGATGGAGCAGTTCGGCTTGCAGGTCGGGGCAACCGGATTCGGTTTGCGGGTCGACCGTTTGCTGGAATCGGTAACGGCTGAAAAAACAGAGCAACCGCACACATTGATCTTATTCGATGAACAAAACGAGCAACACGCATTTGATAAAGCGCAACAAATAAGAAATGCGGGAAAGCGGGTGACCTTGCAGTATGCGCCGGCCGTCAAAGCGCTGGAATCGTTTACTGCCTTGTTCACCGAAGTCATCAGAGGGGAGGAGCTGCGAAATGGATGA
- the hisB gene encoding imidazoleglycerol-phosphate dehydratase HisB — MRKSDITRKTNETEIAVSFSLDGKGQADINTGVPFMDHMLDLFIKHGQFDGRIHANGDTHIDDHHTTEDIGIVLGQAVLEALGDKKGLRRYGNAFVPMDDALAQVVIDCSNRPHLEFRGDIPNAKVGAFDTELVHEFLWKFALESRMNVHVIIHYGRNTHHIIEAVFKALARALDEATMIDPRVEGVPSTKGLLT; from the coding sequence ATGAGGAAATCGGATATCACACGAAAAACCAATGAAACGGAAATTGCCGTCAGCTTCTCGCTCGATGGAAAGGGGCAGGCGGATATCAATACCGGGGTGCCATTCATGGACCATATGCTGGATCTTTTCATCAAGCATGGCCAGTTTGACGGGCGTATCCACGCAAACGGCGACACCCATATCGATGACCACCATACGACAGAAGACATCGGTATCGTCCTTGGCCAGGCAGTGCTCGAGGCGCTCGGCGATAAAAAAGGCTTGCGCCGATATGGCAATGCATTCGTGCCGATGGACGATGCGCTCGCGCAAGTGGTCATCGATTGTTCGAACCGCCCTCATCTGGAGTTCCGCGGAGATATCCCGAACGCCAAAGTCGGTGCATTCGATACGGAACTGGTCCATGAATTCCTGTGGAAGTTCGCCTTGGAATCGCGCATGAATGTCCATGTCATCATCCATTACGGACGCAATACGCACCACATCATCGAAGCGGTCTTCAAGGCGCTTGCCCGCGCGCTGGACGAGGCGACAATGATCGACCCGCGTGTCGAAGGCGTGCCGTCGACAAAGGGGCTCCTAACATGA
- the hisF gene encoding imidazole glycerol phosphate synthase subunit HisF, with amino-acid sequence MLTKRIIPCLDVKEGRVVKGVSFVELRDAGDPVELAKFYDEQGADELVFLDISASHEGKETMVEVVRIVATELSIPFTVGGGIRTLDDMKRMLRAGADKVSLNTAALDRPELIKEGADFFGSQCIVVAIDAKRNGDSWDVYTHGGRNRTEWDAIEWAKRAVALGAGELLLTSMDSDGQKDGFDIALTKAVRDAVEVPVIASGGAGNRDHFKEVFEQADADAALAASIFHYKETSVKEVKQYLQGEGVNVR; translated from the coding sequence ATGCTGACAAAACGCATCATCCCGTGCCTCGATGTCAAAGAAGGGCGCGTCGTCAAAGGCGTGAGCTTTGTGGAACTTCGGGATGCGGGAGATCCTGTGGAACTCGCCAAATTCTACGACGAACAAGGCGCGGATGAGTTGGTCTTTTTAGACATTTCCGCTTCCCACGAAGGCAAAGAAACGATGGTCGAAGTGGTGCGCATCGTAGCGACAGAACTGTCGATTCCCTTTACAGTAGGCGGGGGCATCCGGACGCTGGACGACATGAAACGCATGCTGCGCGCAGGCGCGGATAAAGTCTCACTGAATACGGCAGCGCTCGACCGGCCGGAACTGATCAAAGAAGGCGCGGATTTCTTCGGGTCGCAGTGCATCGTCGTCGCCATCGATGCGAAACGCAATGGCGATAGCTGGGACGTCTACACGCACGGCGGCCGCAACCGGACCGAATGGGACGCTATTGAGTGGGCGAAACGGGCGGTCGCTTTAGGTGCTGGGGAATTGCTGTTGACCAGCATGGACAGCGACGGGCAAAAAGACGGATTCGACATCGCGCTCACCAAAGCGGTACGTGACGCCGTGGAAGTGCCAGTCATCGCAAGCGGCGGCGCGGGGAACCGTGATCATTTCAAGGAAGTATTCGAACAAGCGGATGCGGATGCCGCGCTTGCGGCGTCGATTTTCCATTATAAAGAAACGAGCGTCAAAGAAGTGAAACAGTATCTGCAGGGAGAAGGAGTGAATGTCCGGTGA
- the trxB gene encoding thioredoxin-disulfide reductase: MTETTNIYDVLIIGAGPAGMTAAVYTSRANLSTLMLERGIPGGQMANTEEIENYPGFDHILGPDLSTKMFEHAKKFGAEYAYGDVTEIIDGDEFKTVKAGTKEYKARAIILTTGAEYKKMGIPGESELGGRGVSYCAVCDGAFFKGKELVVVGGGDSAVEEGVYLTRFADKVTIVHRRDELRAQKILQDRAFANDKIDFIWDTTVKEIHEKDGKVGSVTLVSTKDDSEREFETDGVFVYIGMLPLTKPFESLGILNDLGYIETNEEMETSVPGIFAAGDVRDKTLRQVVTATGDGSIAAQSVQHYVEELSEKIASKAQA; this comes from the coding sequence ATGACAGAAACGACGAATATTTATGATGTGTTAATTATCGGTGCAGGGCCGGCTGGCATGACAGCGGCGGTCTATACATCCCGAGCCAATCTTTCAACGCTCATGCTAGAGCGCGGGATTCCAGGCGGACAGATGGCCAACACCGAAGAAATTGAAAACTATCCAGGGTTTGACCATATTCTCGGCCCTGACCTATCGACGAAAATGTTTGAACATGCGAAAAAATTCGGCGCTGAGTATGCATACGGCGACGTCACCGAGATCATTGACGGCGACGAATTCAAAACCGTCAAAGCGGGGACAAAAGAATACAAAGCCCGCGCCATCATCTTGACGACCGGGGCCGAGTACAAGAAAATGGGCATCCCGGGCGAAAGCGAACTTGGCGGACGCGGCGTCAGCTATTGCGCAGTGTGCGATGGCGCCTTCTTTAAAGGAAAAGAATTAGTGGTCGTCGGCGGCGGTGACTCTGCAGTCGAAGAAGGCGTTTATCTGACGCGATTTGCGGACAAAGTGACCATCGTCCACCGAAGAGATGAATTGCGCGCCCAAAAGATCTTGCAGGATCGCGCTTTCGCGAATGACAAGATCGACTTTATCTGGGACACGACAGTGAAAGAAATCCACGAAAAAGACGGCAAGGTCGGAAGCGTCACATTGGTATCGACAAAAGACGATTCCGAACGGGAATTCGAAACGGATGGCGTGTTCGTCTACATCGGAATGTTGCCGTTGACGAAACCATTTGAATCGCTGGGCATCTTGAATGACCTGGGCTATATCGAAACGAATGAAGAAATGGAAACATCGGTGCCTGGAATTTTCGCGGCAGGAGATGTACGGGATAAAACTTTGCGCCAAGTCGTCACCGCGACAGGCGACGGCAGCATCGCCGCGCAAAGCGTCCAGCATTACGTGGAAGAGCTTTCAGAGAAAATCGCTTCCAAAGCGCAAGCTTAA
- a CDS encoding NUDIX domain-containing protein, protein MQRIANLLLIENGKVLLMKKPRRGWYVAPGGKMESGESVYEAAIREFREETDAEPLDVHLKGVYTMMIQEGGETVDEWMLFTFRAKRLHGTPFEETREGVLEWHPVESLHTLPMAEGDRTNLLFAASQEGVQYGTFYYTPEFELLKENIQSSSEEVNRRHG, encoded by the coding sequence GTGCAGCGAATCGCGAATTTATTGCTAATAGAGAATGGCAAAGTATTATTGATGAAAAAGCCGCGCAGGGGCTGGTACGTGGCTCCTGGCGGCAAAATGGAAAGCGGCGAATCGGTTTACGAAGCGGCCATCCGCGAGTTTAGGGAAGAAACCGATGCAGAACCGCTGGACGTCCATTTAAAGGGCGTCTACACCATGATGATCCAGGAAGGCGGGGAAACCGTGGATGAATGGATGCTGTTTACGTTCCGGGCAAAACGTCTTCACGGGACGCCGTTCGAAGAAACACGTGAAGGGGTTCTCGAATGGCACCCGGTAGAGAGCCTGCATACCCTCCCGATGGCGGAGGGGGACCGGACGAACCTATTGTTTGCGGCTTCTCAGGAAGGGGTCCAATATGGGACTTTCTATTATACGCCGGAGTTCGAACTGCTAAAGGAGAACATCCAATCATCGAGCGAAGAGGTGAACCGCCGACATGGATAA
- the hisA gene encoding 1-(5-phosphoribosyl)-5-[(5-phosphoribosylamino)methylideneamino]imidazole-4-carboxamide isomerase, with the protein MSEFQIYPAIDLRGGKCVRLFQGDYCQETVYADSPVEMAKSFVEAGAKWIHMVDLDGAKDGSRINDQVVIEAAKLDANIQVGGGIRSREDINHYLSNGVARVIIGSLAVREPELVASFIEEFGAERIVIGIDAKDGMAATEGWIETSHKPAPEVAAYFASKGAKHFIYTDISTDGTLAGPNIEANRKLVADDHSQVIVSGGIGTLDDVKRVKQAAADSPIAGLIIGKALYENRFTLKEALTC; encoded by the coding sequence ATGAGTGAATTTCAAATTTATCCGGCAATCGACTTAAGGGGCGGGAAATGCGTCCGCTTGTTCCAAGGAGATTACTGCCAAGAGACGGTCTATGCGGATTCGCCTGTTGAAATGGCGAAAAGTTTTGTGGAAGCCGGGGCCAAATGGATTCATATGGTCGATTTGGACGGTGCGAAAGATGGCAGCCGCATCAACGACCAAGTGGTCATCGAAGCGGCGAAACTCGATGCGAACATCCAAGTGGGCGGCGGCATCCGCAGCCGTGAAGACATCAACCATTATTTATCGAACGGCGTTGCCCGCGTCATTATCGGCAGTTTGGCTGTAAGGGAGCCGGAGCTGGTCGCATCGTTCATCGAAGAGTTCGGCGCAGAGCGGATCGTCATCGGCATCGATGCGAAAGATGGCATGGCGGCGACAGAAGGATGGATCGAAACATCCCATAAGCCGGCACCTGAAGTGGCCGCTTATTTTGCTTCAAAAGGGGCGAAGCACTTCATCTATACCGATATTTCGACAGATGGCACGCTTGCCGGGCCGAATATCGAGGCCAACCGGAAATTGGTTGCCGATGACCACTCGCAAGTCATCGTATCCGGCGGCATCGGAACGCTCGATGACGTGAAACGAGTGAAACAAGCGGCAGCCGACAGCCCAATTGCAGGGCTCATCATCGGCAAAGCCTTGTACGAAAACCGCTTCACGCTCAAGGAGGCGCTGACATGCTGA